CATTTTCTGCAAAGAAGTTGGCCGCAGAAGCACCGAACCCCGATGATGTTCCCGTAATCAATACTGTTTTGTTCATGATCTTGATATTTTTTTGTTGGACCTTTATTTATAAGGCAAATGTCCTATGGATACCAAAGCTTCGATGAACCAAAATGCGATAATGATTATCCAAAATGAGGATTATGGTTTTTCCCGGCTTATAAATTAGACCAATACAGCCCCACCATCAATAACCAAAGACTGCCCTGTGGCATAAGTTTGTTTCATCAGATAAACAAATGCCTGTGCGATGTCTTCCGGTTTACCCACTCTTTTTAACAGCAGGGTATTTTCCAGGTGCTTGAAAAAACCTTCGCGGTCGGCATAGTTCATATTGCCCCACAGATTGGTATCGATAATTCCTGCCGCAATATTGTTTACCCGTATCGGAGCCAGCTCTACTGCCATCGCTTTAGTAAAAGCATCCATTGCACCGCAAATCGTGGCCCCCAAGCTATAACCGGCGGCCGGACGTTGCCCGAAATTGCCGCTCATTAAATTTATGCTTCCGCCTTCGTTGATATGCTGCTTTCCATATTTAATGGCCGCAAAGGCGCCCCAAAAGCGAATGGTAAAAAAATCCTTTCCTTTTTCTATCTCCGTATCGTCTACCATACTCATGGATATGTTTTCACCTGCCGTATAAACCAGGTGGTCGAAGTTGCCCGTACCGGCAAAGAACGCTTTTATGTTTTCTTCCTTTTCAAGGCTAACCGCAAATCCTTTACTGTTATTGGGCAAAGTTTCCAATGCTTTGTCGATCCTTTGCTGGTTGCTCGATACAATAATCACTTCCGCGCCGTCTGCTGCTGCTGCCTGGGCGGTAGC
This genomic stretch from Chitinophaga sp. XS-30 harbors:
- a CDS encoding SDR family oxidoreductase; protein product: MKTLANKKVIVLGGSSGLGLATAQAAAADGAEVIIVSSNQQRIDKALETLPNNSKGFAVSLEKEENIKAFFAGTGNFDHLVYTAGENISMSMVDDTEIEKGKDFFTIRFWGAFAAIKYGKQHINEGGSINLMSGNFGQRPAAGYSLGATICGAMDAFTKAMAVELAPIRVNNIAAGIIDTNLWGNMNYADREGFFKHLENTLLLKRVGKPEDIAQAFVYLMKQTYATGQSLVIDGGAVLV